The genomic DNA GACGGACAGCGGCTGGTTGAAGACTGATTCGGCCAAGACCGGCTCCTTCTGGACGTGCGGCCCTTCGACGGGCTCAGGGGTACGAGAACAATGCGCCTCGGGCGACTCGCGCCACGAAGCATCCGTACCGGCCCAGGCGTGCGGTCGATGCGTGCCGGTCGCTCCCCGATGGTGAACCATCTCAACGCCAGTCGCGACCCGGCAAGCATACCAATGGATGCCGCGGAGCCTCGTTCGCTCTGTCGCTGCGCCGCCGTCCGTGGGAAGATGGAGCTCCCGAGTTTGTTAGGACTCCTTCCATATGCGACGACGCACCTCGGCGCTGCTCGCGAGCGGCCTGCTCGCGACCACGCTGCTCGCCGGCTGCACTCCCGCCGACCAGAACGGAACCCCCATGCCCGGCATCACGCCACTGCCCGTCTCGTTCGAGCTGCACGAGGAGGATGCGCCGTTCCGGCTCGCCGAGTCGACGCGCGTCCGCGTCGAGGGCGACGCCGGCGCGGCGCCCGAGCTCCTCGCCGAACGGCTGCGGGCCGCGACCGGCTGGGAGATCCCGGTCGTCGCGGCCACGGCATCCGGCGACGACGACGCCGAGCCCGGGGCATCCGACATCCTCATCGTGGTCGCACCCGGCGAGGCGCCCGACGCCGCCGCCGAGGGGTACACGCTCGAGGTCTCCGCCGACGGCGCGCGCATCGGCGCCGACACCGCGGCAGGTGCGTTCTGGGGCACGCAGTCGCTGCGGCAGCTGCTGCCCCCGGCCATCGAGCGACCGGATGCCACCGAGCCCGCCGGCGGCTGGACGGCCGCCGCGGCATCCGTCACCGACGCCCCGCGCTTCGCCTACCGGGCCGCGATGCTCGACGTGGCCCGCCACTTCTTCCCCGTCGAGGACGTCGAGGGCTATCTCGACCAGCTCGCGCTGCTGAAGTTCAACGTGCTGCATCTGCACCTCACCGACGACCAGGGCTGGCGCATCGAGATCCCGGGCCGGCCCGAACTCACCGGCATCGGCGCCGCCACGTCGGTGGGCGGCGACGGCGGCGGCTTCTACACCGCCGACGACTACCGCCGCATCGTCGGGTACGCCGCCGACCGGCAGATCACGGTAGTGCCCGAGATCGACCTGCCCGGCCACACGAACGCGGCGCTCAGCGCCGATCCCGAACTCAACTGCGACGGCGTCGCCCCGGCACCGTACGAGGGCATCGAGGTCGGCTTCTCGTCGCTGTGCGCGTCGCCCGAGCGGGCCGAGGCCACCGATCGGTTCCTCGCGGACGTGCTCGGCACCGTCGCCTCGCTCACCCCCGGCCCGTACCTCCATGTCGGCGGCGACGAGTCGCACGCGACGCCCGAGGCCGACTACCTCGATCTGGTGCGCCGCATCACCGCGGCGGCCGCGGCGACCGGCAAGACGGTGATCGCCTGGCATGAGGCGGGCAGCTCCACCGAGCTGCCCGCGGGCACGATCGGCCAGTACTGGAACTACGTCGAGCCCGAGAACGACGAGGTGGTCGCGCAGACCCGCTCCTTCGTCGAGCAGGGCGGGAAGGTCGTGATGTCGCCCGCCGATGCCGCGTACCTCGACATGAAGTACGTCGACGACCCGCAGACCGCGCTCGGCCGCACGGTCGGCCTGCAGTGGGCGAAGGGGCCGACCACCCTCGACGAGGCGTACGCCTGGGAACCCACCGCGATCGTGCCCGGCGTCGGCGAGCAGCAGGTGCTCGGCGTCGAGGCGCCGATCTGGACCGAGACGCTGTCGCGCTTCGACGAGGTCGAGTTCATGGTGTTCCCGCGCATCACCGCGATCGCCGAGATCGCCTGGTCGCCGATGCCTGCGGGCGGCGAGCGCGACCACGACGCGTTCTTCGAACGGGTGGCCCGGCTCGGCGAGCGCTGGGACGCGCTCGGGGTGACCTACTACCCGATGCGGGGCGTACCGTGGACGCGATGAGCACGACGACCGTCATCCATTCCGCCCGCGTGATCACGGGCGCCGAGCGCAGCGACGACGGCTGGGTGCGGTTCGAGGGCGACCGGGTCGCGGCGCGCGGCCTGGGCGACGGATGGCGCGACGCGCTCGCGCCCGACGCGCAGGTCACGGATGCCGCGGGGCGGCTGCTCGTGCCGGGATTCATCGACCTGCACGGGCACGGCGGAGCGGGGGTCGCGTACGACGAGGGCGCCGAGGCGATCGAGCGAGGCCTGTCGATGCACGCCGCGCACGGCACCACGCGCGCGGTGCTCTCCCTCGTCACCGCGCCCGTCGATCGGCTCGCCGAGCAGCTCGCGGTCGTCGCCGAGGCGTCGCGGCGCGACCCGCGTGTGCTGGGCGCCCACCTCGAGGGCCCGTTCCTGGATCACGAGTTCCGCGGTGCGCACGACCCGGCGCTGCTGCGTCAGGCCGATGCGGCCGCGGTCGAGCGGCTGCTCGAAGCATCCGGCGGGGCCCTGCGCCAGGTGACCATCGCACCCGAGCATCCCGGCGCGCTGGACGCGATCGACCGGTTCGTCGAGGCGGGCGTGCGCGTCGCGGTGGGGCACACGGGCGCCGACTTCGACACCGCACTGGCCGCGTTCCAGGCGGGCGCGTCGATCCTGACGCATGCGTTCAACGGCATGCGCGGCATCCACCATCGGGCTCCCGGTCCGGTGGTCGCCGCGATGCATGCCGACCACGTGACGCTCGAGATCGTGAACGACGGCGTGCACGTGCACCCCGACGTAGTGCGGCTCGCGTTCCGGGGGGCGCCCGGCCGGGTCGCCCTCATCACCGACGCGATGGCCGCCGCCGGCGCCGCCGACGGGCGGTACGACCTGGGCTCGCTCGAGGTCGAGGTCGTCGACGGCGTCGCCCGGCTCGTCGAGGGCGGCAGCATCGCGGGGTCGACGCTCACGCTCGACGCGGCCCTGCGACGCGCGGTGCGCGACGGCGGCATCCCGTTGGAGGAGGCGATCGGCGCGTTGACCGTGACGCCGGCCGCGGCCATCGGGCGGGCGCACGACCTCGGCCGGCTCGATCGCGGATTCGCCGCCGACGCGGTGCTGCTCGACGACGACCTCGCCGTCGAGGCGGTCTGGGGTGCGGGGACGCGGCTGGCCTGAGCGCGGGTTCGGGTTCCGCACTCGCGCGAGCGGCTCGCGTTCGACGCCGCATCCCCGCCGGAGGGCGGCGGCCTGGCCCGGATGACTGTTCCCCCAGCTCACCCGGGCCGACCGTCGTGCCCCTCCACCAGAAGAGATGCAGTCCGTCCCCGGCTATGACGCGGATGCGCCGAAAATCTGCTGGAATTGGGCGCACCCCTGGTCTCGCGTCATGAAACCCGCTCCCGCGCGTCTCTCCAGCGGAGCCGACGACCCGAACGGAGGTGCGACATGGCCCGACAGGCCGCCGCGACCGGTGACGCCGACCTCGTGATGCGCACGCGGTCGGGAGACGCCGACGCCTACGCCGAGCTCTGGCGACGCCATGCCGCCGCCGGGCGCACCGTCGCGCGCTCGTTCAGCTCGCTCGACCCCGACGACCTCGTCGCCGAGTCGTTCACCCGCATCTACGACGCGATCGGCAAGGGCGGCGGCCCCACCGGCGCGTTCCGGCCGTACCTGTTCACGACCATCCGCAACACCGCGGCGAGCTGGGGCCGCGCCCGCCACGAGACCACGCTCGACACGCTCGAATCGTTCGAGGACCCGTCGAGCTCCGAGGCCGCCTCCCTCGAGGCGCTCGACGCCGGGCTCACCGCCCGTGCGTTCCGTTCGCTGCCGACGCGCTGGCAGGAGGTGCTCTGGTACAGCGAGGTCGAGGCGATGACGCCCGCGCAGATCGCGCCGCTCATCGGCATGAGCGCGAACTCGACCGCCGCGCTCGCCTACCGCGCCCGCGAAGGACTGCGCCAGGCGTGGATCACCGCGCACCTGCGCGGCACCGACGCGCCCGACTGCCGGTGGACGGTCGACCGGCTCGGCAGCTACACCCGCGGCAAGCTCGGCGCGCGCGACACCGCGAAGCTCGAGGCGCACCTCGACGACTGCGCGAAGTGCACCATCGTCGCCGCCGAGGCCCGCGAGGTCGGGTCGCGCCTCGCGCTCGTGCTGCTGCCGCTGGTCGCCGGGATCTCGGGGGCGACCGCGTACACCGCCTGGCTGCAGGGCGGCGAGGCCGCGGTCGCGGCGAGCGCGGCCGGGCTGAGCGGCGCGGGCGGCGCGGGTGGCGCGAGCGGCGCCGGCGCGACGACATCGGGCGCGGCGGCGGGGGCAGGCTCGACGGCCGGCGCCGGTGCTGCGGCGGGCGGCGCCGCCGCGGGTGCGGGCGTCGCATCCGGGGTCGCCGGCGTCGCCGGCGGGATCGGGGGCCTGATCGCGATCGGCGGCACGGGCGCTCTCCTCGTCGCGGCCGCCGCGGTCGCCGCGACGGTGGTGCTTCCGGCGGTGCTGTCGAGCACGGAGACCTCGTCGGGCCCGGCCGCGCAGGCGGCCGCGCCCGAATCGACGGATGCCACGGGCCCGAAGCCGAGCGTCGCGCCGACGCCGAGCGCGCCGCCCGCGGCGAGCCCGACCCCTGAACCGAACCCCGAACTCAGCCCCGAGCCCGAGGCGAGCCCCGACGTCGACGCGGCGCCGGGGACGGGCGCGCAGCCGGGGGCTCCGGCCGACCCCGCACCCCGCCCGAATCCCGGCCCCAGCCCCTCGCCGAGCCCGGAGCCCGAACCGGAGCCGGAGCCAGAGCCGGAGCCGGAGCCAGAGCCGGTCGATACCGAAGCGCTCGCCCCCGAGATCGGCTCGATCGACACCGCCGGCGGCCTCGTCGACCCGATCGTCGCGGGCATCGCCGAGCCCGGGGCATCCGTCGTCGTCAGCGCGGCCGGACGCACCTGGACCGCCACCGCCGACCCGGCGGGGGCCTGGTCACTGCTCATCGACGGCCTCCCGGCCGGGACGACCGACCTCACGGCGACGCAGACCGACCTCGCGGGCAACACCTCGCCGGCGTCCGCTCCGCACCAGGTGGTGCTCGACGCGCCCTCCGCGGCGCTCCGGCTCCTCCGCATCGACCTGACCGGCGCGCCCGGGGCGACCGTGGCGCTCGACATCGACGGCGACGTCTCACTGCACACGCTCGACGCGGCGGGAACGGCACGCGAGTCGAACAGCTTCCTGCGCTGGTGGCTCGCCTCGAGCGTCGAGGTGCGCTACGTCGTCGGGGACCGCTCGGGCCCCGCAGCGGCCGCGACCTGGTTCGACCTGTTCTGAGCGCGGGCTGCGTCGCGCACCGGCGCGACTCGTCCCGCCCCGCGGGTCAGCGCGCGAGACGCTGCCCGATCACGAGCACGATCGCAGCGGCCACGAGCAGCACGACGTAGACCCAGGGCAGCGCACCGACGCCGACGCCGTCGAACACGAGTGCGCCGACGAGCGCACCGCCGCCGATGCCGGTGTTGAACCCGGTCGTGTAGAGCGCGCTCGCCGCATCTCGGTGCGACGGGGGCGCCGCCCGCAGCAGCCGCACCTGGAGCAGTGCGGGCAACGCGCCGAACGCGAGCCCCCAGACGGCGAGCGCGGCGATGCCGGCCGCCTCCCCCGGCACGAGCGCGATCATCGCGAGCGCGACCGCGATCACCGTCATCGACACGAGGATGGCTGCGGTCGCCCGCCGCGCGAGCGGCGACCCGGCGATCACGAGTCCGACCGCACCGGCCGCGCCGTACACGAACAGCAGCGGGCCGACCGCCGCGGGACCGACGCCGATGAGGTCGGTGAGCAGCGGCGCGATGTAGGTGAACACCGCGTACTGGCCGAGCATCGTGAGCGCCGTCACCGCGCACACCACGAGGACCGCGCCGAGCGCCGGGTCGCTGCGCCGGAAGCGCGCGGCGGTCGGATGCACCGCGACGGCGGGCGCGGCATCCGTGCCGGTCGAAGGCGGCGACGCGGCATCCGCGACCGCCGCGCCCGAACCTGCCCGTTTCGGAAGCGCGAGCCGCACCGCGATCGCCCCCGCGAGCGTCAGCCCGCCCACGACCGCGAACGCGACCCGCCAGCCGAACGCCTGCCCGAGCACCGTCGCGGCCGGCACCCCGAGCACGATCGCGAGCGTGCCGCCGCCGATCACGATCGCAACGGCGCGCGCGATGAGCCGATCGGGCACGAGCCGCGACGCCTCGGCCGCGACGATCGACCAGAACACGCCGTGCGCGAGGCCGCCCGCGAACCGCACCGCCACGAGCACCCAGTACGTCGGCGCCAGCGCCGTCGCGATGGTCGAGGCGCCGAGCACGGTGAGCACGACGACGAGCAGCAACCGGCGCGGAACCCGCGCGGTGAGCGCGACGAGCGGAGCGCTGGTCAGCACGACGGTGAGGGCGAACACCGACACGGTCAGCCCGATCGCGGACTCGCCGACGTCGAGGCCCGCGGCCATCTCGGGCAGCAGGCCGGTGGGCAGCAGTTCGAGGGTGATCGAGAGGAAGACGGCGCCCGCGAGGGTGAGCAGCGCCGACCAGGGCACGGTGGTGCGCTTCCCGGCGCGCGCGGATTCGGTGACGGACATCAGGATGTCTCTCCGACGGCGTTCCCCGCGCGGGATCGTTCACCGCCGCGGGTCGACTACGCGCTCGTGTGCGCGCCCAGGGCCGACGTCGACCGCCGACCGTCGCCCAGTCTACGCGGGCGCTACGATCATCGGATGACCACGGATGCCTCCCCCGAACGCCTGCACCACTGGGTCGTCACCCTGAGCTGCACCGACGGTCCCGGCATCGTGCACGCGGTCAGCGGCGCCATCGTCGCCGCGCGGGGCAACATCACCGAGAGCCAGCAGTTCGCCAGCGGCGACACCGGCCGGTTCTTCCTGCGCGTGCAGGTCGAGTCGCCCGCCGGACGCGCCGAGTTCGAGGCCGCGCTGGCACCCGCGGTCGAGCGGTGGAACATGGACCTGCACCTCGACGAGGTCGGCCGCCCGCTTCGCACCCTCGTGCTCTGCTCGACCGCCGGGCACTGCGTGAACGACCTGCTGTTCCGCCAGCGCGCGGGCCAGCTGCAGGTCGAGGTGCCGCTCGTGCTCTCGAACCACGGCACGCTGCGCGACCTGGTCGACTTCTACGGCGTGCCGTTCGAGTCGGCGCCCGTCACCTCGGCCGACGAGAAGGCCGCGTTCGAGCGGCGCGTGCTGCAGGCCGTCGAGGAGCACGACATCGAGCTCGTGGTGCTCGCCCGCTACATGCAGATCCTCTCCCCCGAGCTGTGCGAGGCGCTCGCCGGGCGGTGCATCAACATCCACCACTCGTTCCTGCCCGGGTTCAAGGGCGCGAACCCGTACCGGCAGGCGCACGCCCGCGGCGTGAAGCTCATCGGCGCGACCGCGCACTTCGTCACGAGCGACCTCGACGAGGGCCCGATCATCGAGCAGAACGTGGTGCGGGTCGACCACTCGCGCTCGGTCGGCGAGCTCGTCGCGATCGGTCAGGACGAGGAGAGCCGCACGCTCAGCCAGGCGGTGAAGTGGTTCGCCGAGCGGCGCGTGCTGCTCGACGGGGCGCGCACGATCATCTTCCGCTGAGCGCGGAGGCCCTGCCGGGCGCGGAGGCCTCGCCGGGCGCGGAGGCCTCGCCGGGCGCGGCTCGATTAGGCTTGACCGTCGTGAACGACGCCACCCCCGCCCCTCTGAAGATCGGCCCGAACGACATCCTGCGGTTCCTGCTGGAGCTGTTCGCGTTCGTGAGCCTCGCGGTCTGGGGGTTCGTCGACTTCGAGCTGCCGTGGCCGGGTGTGCTCGTCGGGATCGTCGCCCCGCTGGCGGCGATCGCGCTCTGGGGGCTGTTCCTGTCGCCGAAGGCGGTCTTCTCGATCGACGCGTTCGGCAAGGCGCTCATCGAGATCGCGATCTTCTCGGCGGTCGCGATCGCGTGGTGGCTCATGGGCCAGCCGGTCGTCGCGATCGTCGTGGCCGTGGTCGCCGCGGTGAGCGGCATCATCAACGGGCGCAAGCAGCTCTCATAGCCGCTGCCCGCCCCGCCTGCACGGCGCCGGGCGGTTTCGCGTGCAGGGCGGCGGCGGGGTCGGATGCCTCGAGCTACGCCGGCACGGGCACCGACTCCGGCAGCGGCTCCGGGACGGCGGGGTCGTCCTCGTGGGCGGCGATCGCGTCGGGCTCGGCACCGCCGGCGGTGCGGAAGTGCCCCACGACGGACAGCAGCAGTCCGCCGACCGTCCAGGCGCCGAGCACGAGCCACGGGAACGTCGTGTCGGCGTTCGGGAAGTAGCTCAGCTCGCGCACGAGCGTCGCCGCGGCACCGGGCGGGAACCACTGGCCGACCTCGCCCCACGGTGCGGGCAGGAACTCCGCGGGCATCGTCGACGACGAGATCGGGTTGGCGAACAGCATCATGACGATGGGGCCCACCGCGATGCCGGCGCGCCCGATGAGCGCCACGAATCCGGTGATGGGTGCGGCGATCGCCGCGAGGGCCAGCGCGATCGCCGCGGCATCCGGCCAGAATTCGCCCTGCAGCGAACCGAACCAGCCGCCGAGGATGCCCGACAGCGCCACTCCTCCGACGACCGAGTAGATCGCGACGGCGACGACGCGGCGCAACGCACCGATGATCGCGATCGAGATCGCGATGCCGCCGATCATGCCGCCCATCACGAGCGGGAACATCGCCGAGGCGAGGCCGCTGCCCCGCGGGTCGCTGTCGGCGAGCGGCACGACATCGGTGGCCGGAACGTCGATGTGCGGCGGCGCGACCGGAGCCCCCGCGGCGGCGGCCTCGGCGGCGGCTCGGGCGTTGATCTGCGCTTCGAGGGTCTGGCCGATGCCGGTCAGCATCTGCGAGACCGGCAGGCTCGCGGCCGACGAGGTGAGCACCTCGGGGTGCTCGCCGAGCACGATCGCGCCGTAGACGTCGCGCTGCTCGATCGCATCGACGGCCGCCGACCGGTCGTCGGCTGACTGCAGGGCGACGGCGCCGGGCTGGTGCTCGTCGATCGCCGCCTCGACCGCGTCGATCGCCTGGTCGGTGCCGACGATCGCGATCGGCAGGTCGCGCGGCTCGGCCGTGACGCTCGGCCACGCGAAGGCGAGCACGACGACGGCGACCACCGCCGCGAGCGCCAGGGCGACGCCGACGAGCCGGCCGATCGGCGTGTGCGGTGCGTGCGGTGCACGACCGGCGGCGGGCGGTGCCGTGCGAACGGCGTCGGCTCGAGGCATCCGAACCTCCTGAAATAAAAACGAATGCTCGTTCTTTATACGTGCGGGACGTAGGCTTGTCAAACCAGCCCGAGGAGACACCTGATGCCCAAGGTCAGCGAGGCGTACCGCACCGCGCGCCGTGACGAGATCATCGACGCCGCCCTGCGCTGCTTCGCCGAGCACGGCTACAGCCGCACCGCGATGAGCGATGTCATCGCCGAATCGGGGTTGTCGGCCGGCGCGATCTACGGGCACTTCGCGGGCAAGAAGGAGCTCTTCATCGCCTCGGCGGGCAAGGTGCTCGAGGCACGGCTCGGCGAACTCGACGAGCGCCGAGCGGGCGGCGAGCCGCTGCCGCCGGCGGAAGTGCTCGCGACCCTCATCGAGGGCATGCGCCGGGAGCGGTTCACGCACATGATCCCGCAGTTGTGGGGCGAGGCCGCGATCGACCCCGAGATCCGCGCCGTCGTGCAGCCCGTGCTGGAGCGGCTGCGTGCGACGGTGCGCGATCACGCCGCCGCATGGGCGCAGGCCAACCCCGACCGCGTCGAGGGCGACCCCGCCGCCTGGGCCGAGCGCATGGCGCCCGTCATGCTCGGCATCGCGCCCGGCTTCATGGTGCAGCGCACCGTGCTCGAGCAGTTCGACGAGGAGGGGTACCTCGCCGCGCTGCGGGAGCTGCTCCCCCACTGAACGCGAACGCTGAGCTCGCGGTGCGGCGCGCGAGGTGCGACGGCGGCGGCCGGATGACTCGCTAGATGCCCTGCCAGGCCGGCTTGTTCGCCCACGCGTGCCGGTAGTAGCCCAGGTTCTCGAGCTTCGACGCGGCCGCCTCGTCGACCAGCACCGTGACATGCGGGTGCAGCTGGATCGCCGACCCGGGCTGCGCCGCCGACACGGCGCCCTCGACGGCCGCGGCGATCGCGCCGGCCTTCGCCTCGCCGAAGGCGAGCAGCACGAGGTGCCGGGCGCGCAGGATGGTGCCGATGCCCTGCGTGATGCAGTGCATGGGCACCTCGTCGGGCGAGTCGAAGAACCGGGCGTTGTCGAGCCGAGTCTCTTCGGTCAGGGTCTTCACCCGGGTGAGCGACGCCAGCGAGGACCCGGGCTCGTTGAACCCGATGTGCCCCGTGCGCCCGATGCCGAGGATCTGCAGGTCGACGCCGCCGGCCGCGGTGATCGCGGCCTCGTAGTCGGCGCCGGCGTGCTCGATGCCGGCCGGGTCGCCGTTCGGCACGCGCACCAGCTCGGGCGTGAGGCCGAGCGGGTCGACGACCTCGCGGCGGATGACGGCGCGGTAGCTCTCGGGATGCCCCGCGGGCAGCCCCACGTACTCGTCGAGCGCGAACCCGCGCACGCCGCGCACGTCGACCGACTCGTCGCGGATGCGCTGCGCGAGCGCCCGGTAGATCGGCAGCGGAGTCGACCCGGTCGCGAGACCGAGCACGGCGTCGGGCTTGCGGTGGATGAGGTCGACGATCGCGCCGGCGACCAGGTCGCCGGCCTCGGCCTCGCCCGGAACGATGACGATCTCAGCCAACGGCGTACTCCTTCGGTTCGCCGACGAGCGCGGCGCCGACGGCGGCGGCCGGGAAGCCCGTCGGAATGACATGGATCCGGCGCTCGAGTGCGAGCGAGGCGAGGAACGGCGAGCGCTCCGACCACCTGACGAGGATACTCCGCACCCCGTCGAGCAGGTCGGAGCCGAGGGCCGACAGGCCGCCGCCGATGACGATGTCGTCGACGTCGGCGGTGAGGGCGAGCAGGCGCACCGCGGCAGCGGCTCCGGTGAGGAACCGCTCGCGCACGGCGATGGCGCGGGCGTCTCCGGCAGCGGCGCGGTCGAACAGGTCGCGGGCGGGCAGCGGATGCTCGGTGGGCCACATCCGCGCGATCGCCGACCCCGAGGCGGTCATCTCGAGGCAGCCGCGCTGCCCGCACCCGCAGACCTCGCCGGCGGGATCGACGGGGATGTGCCCGATCTCGCCGGCCACCCCCCGACTGCCGCGCAGCAGTTCGCCGTCGAGCACGATGCCCGCGGCCAGGCCGGTGCCGAGGTTCAGGTAGGCCATCGAGCGCGTGACGAGTCCGTCGGCGACGCCGAGCAGGTGGTGGGCGCCGAGGGCGGCGGCCTTCACGTCGTTCTCGATGCGGACCTCGACGCCGAGCCGGTCGCTCAGGCGCGGCCCCAGGTCGAGCCCCTCGAGCCCGAGGTTCACCGCGTGCGCGACGCGGCCGGTGACGCTGTCGACCGCGCCGGGGATCCCGATGCCGATCGACGCGAACGCCGACGGTGCCACGCCCGCGAGCTCGCTCATCCGGTCGACGGTGCGCAGCGCCGTGGCCACGACCTCGTCGGCGCCGAAGCCGGTCGGCATGCGCACCAGGTCGGTGAGCTCACCGTCAGCGCCGATCGCGACGGCAGCGGTCTTCGTGCCGCCGATGTCGATGCCGAGTCTCACTCCGCCACCGCCTCGGCGACCCCTGGGGCGTCGAGCGCGTCGGCGACGAGCGCGATGAGCGCCTCGCCGACGAGCCGGGAACCGCCGAAGGTCGCGATGTCGGCCTGGCTGCGGTCGCCGTCGGGCCAGCCCGCGTCGACCGTCACGACGTCGTCGCGCACCGCGCGCAGCGCGGCGATCGCCGCGACCGCGAACGCGTGGCGGTGCAGGTCCTTGCCGATCACCACGACGGGGCCGGGCAGGGCGGCGGGGTCGCCGAGCGGGTGCTCGGCATCGAGCGCGACGACGGATGCCCCGCCGAGCCACGACCCGGGCGCCGCCGCCTCGGCGGCGAACGGACCCCACGGCACGACGCCGACCGCGATGTTCGCGACGGTGTCGACCCGCACGACGGTGCCGACCCGGCCCGCGCCGGCGAGCCGATCGAGCGCGCCGGGCG from Agromyces larvae includes the following:
- a CDS encoding ROK family protein, giving the protein MRLGIDIGGTKTAAVAIGADGELTDLVRMPTGFGADEVVATALRTVDRMSELAGVAPSAFASIGIGIPGAVDSVTGRVAHAVNLGLEGLDLGPRLSDRLGVEVRIENDVKAAALGAHHLLGVADGLVTRSMAYLNLGTGLAAGIVLDGELLRGSRGVAGEIGHIPVDPAGEVCGCGQRGCLEMTASGSAIARMWPTEHPLPARDLFDRAAAGDARAIAVRERFLTGAAAAVRLLALTADVDDIVIGGGLSALGSDLLDGVRSILVRWSERSPFLASLALERRIHVIPTGFPAAAVGAALVGEPKEYAVG